Proteins from a genomic interval of Garra rufa chromosome 4, GarRuf1.0, whole genome shotgun sequence:
- the gpr37b gene encoding prosaposin receptor GPR37b: MQMLLLLRTVFFIAGCPHVLLHGESRNAHTKEPVRSLRDAKPSATHPARRQAAGTPAFDIKQTSEDNSNLSSHLWLLLESGGKHYGYRHLLSNRTHTVTESGTNLHKRSRRHKRKKLNGEMPAAMGTVGGHNNSKPYSTSKRERNHRRKRGTKEHHKKSFKSLKRGQNKSSAPMTPVETYYTALTSSLSMWEPLPKPLALTSTDFPFDLTRYAEFHTKQIDDPWDATPMTPPYAEDEESEFFPNPFYPVTSETYGAYAITIVSVLIFAVGITGNIAIMCVVCHNYYMRSISNALLANLAIWDFALLLFCLPLVVFHELTKTWLLGQFTCKVVPYIEVASLGVTTFTLCALCIDRFRAATNVQMYYEMIENCTSTAAKLAVIWIGALLLALPELLIRQLISENGDGTVDDPASERCLIRISTSLPDTLYVLGLTYEGARLWWCFGCYFCLPTLFTIGSSVATARRIRRAERGCARGNKKQIRLESQMNCTVVALAIVYGACVVPENVCNMVSAYMAAGVPQSTMALLHLLSQLLLFLRAAVTPVLLLCLCRPFGRAFLECCCCCCADACGIAAHSSATASDDNEHECTTELELSPFSTIRREMSNYTATGSHC, encoded by the exons ATGCAGATGCTGCTGCTTTTAAGAACGGTCTTTTTCATTGCAGGATGTCCACATGTTTTGTTGCACGGTGAAAGCCGTAATGCACACACCAAAGAACCAGTTAGGAGCCTTCGTGATGCAAAACCCAGTGCCACACACCCTGCCAGGCGTCAAGCCGCAGGTACACCTGCCTTTGACATCAAACAGACTTCAGAAGACAACAGTAACTTGTCTTCACATCTCTGGCTGCTTTTGGAGAGCGGAGGTAAGCACTATGGATACAGACATCTGTTGTCAAACAGAACACACACGGTCACCGAGAGTGGCACAAACCTACATAAGCGCTCTCGGCGACATAAAAGGAAAAAGTTGAATGGCGAGATGCCTGCTGCCATGGGAACAGTAGGTGGACACAATAACTCTAAGCCGTATTCAACAAGCAAGCGAGAAAGAAACCACAGACGCAAAAGAGGCACAAAGGAGCACCACAAGAAATCGTTTAAGAGCTTGAAAAGGGGCCAGAATAAAAGCTCTGCCCCAATGACACCAGTCGAAACTTATTACACCGCCCTGACATCCTCTTTATCGATGTGGGAACCCCTGCCCAAGCCTCTAGCTCTCACCTCCACAGATTTCCCATTCGATCTCACCAGATATGCCGAATTCCACACCAAACAGATAGACGACCCGTGGGATGCCACACCGATGACCCCTCCATACGCCGAGGATGAGGAGAGCGAATTCTTCCCCAATCCTTTCTACCCTGTCACTAGCGAGACCTACGGGGCGTATGCAATCACCATCGTCTCCGTCCTCATTTTCGCTGTGGGAATAACAGGGAACATAGCAATAATGTGTGTGGTGTGCCATAACTACTACATGAGGAGCATCTCAAATGCTCTTCTGGCTAACCTGGCCATTTGGGACTTTGCGCTGCTCTTGTTTTGCCTGCCACTCGTGGTGTTTCACGAACTCACAAAGACCTGGCTGCTGGGCCAGTTCACCTGTAAAGTGGTACCATATATTGAG gTGGCATCTCTCGGCGTGACCACCTTCACCCTGTGCGCTCTGTGCATCGACCGTTTCCGTGCCGCGACCAACGTCCAGATGTACTACGAGATGATCGAGAACTGCACCTCGACCGCCGCCAAGCTGGCCGTCATCTGGATCGGCGCCTTGCTCCTCGCCCTCCCCGAGCTCCTGATCCGCCAACTGATATCTGAAAACGGCGACGGCACGGTGGACGACCCGGCGTCCGAACGCTGCCTGATCCGCATCTCCACCTCCCTCCCCGACACGCTGTACGTCCTGGGCCTGACCTACGAAGGCGCGCGTCTCTGGTGGTGCTTCGGCTGCTACTTCTGCCTGCCCACGCTCTTCACCATCGGCAGCTCGGTGGCGACCGCCAGACGCATCCGTCGTGCCGAACGCGGCTGCGCCAGAGGCAACAAGAAGCAAATCCGACTGGAAAGCCAAATGAACTGCACCGTGGTCGCTCTAGCGATTGTATACGGCGCGTGCGTGGTTCCAGAGAACGTGTGCAACATGGTTTCGGCGTACATGGCGGCCGGGGTCCCGCAGAGCACCATGGCGCTGTTGCATCTGCTCAGTCAGCTGCTGCTGTTCCTGCGCGCCGCCGTCACGCCGGTGCTGCTGCTGTGCCTCTGCAGGCCCTTCGGCCGTGCCTTTCTGgagtgctgctgctgctgttgcgcGGACGCCTGCGGGATCGCCGCTCACTCTTCGGCCACGGCCAGCGACGACAACGAGCACGAGTGCACGACGGAACTGGAGCTGTCGCCGTTCAGCACTATACGCCGGGAAATGTCCAACTACACGGCGACTGGATCCCACTGCTGA